One part of the Glycine max cultivar Williams 82 chromosome 14, Glycine_max_v4.0, whole genome shotgun sequence genome encodes these proteins:
- the LOC100775692 gene encoding uncharacterized protein isoform X1, whose translation MYRFCFRTRPLLRFHLHRNISSSRKPIINPTNTTLENSQIAPQPNTDHRHTLSPVHSKSLSRIFVVALSAVSISAVVASAALLSDSDRGGGTNPLYEGAERAARKAADSCDRIFQHAKRTGVAAAVLWKSLRSVLSSANHEVRSGFEIRVAALLADISAANSGRRAAIVGAGSGAVVDWLLDSVAVAKDGGATQAESARALAYLIADPNVSAAVLGRPHAVPSLLRFIFSCQPRRSKNNKKHSRHSAFDISDSLKGRSMLVAAIMDIVTSSCDNAEEVSFKPSLPGNAEIRDIAAALEVIEDGGLHLDEPPEGEDDGGGSGRKGIGIKILEGTPVLGLSRTNSDACHEELKHQTPKTLIYPNKYDNSPEQKNVSSAVVPGLWDDLHCEHVAVPFATWALANWATASQLNRSRIQELDRDGNAIMSALMAPERSVKWHASLVVWLLLEDRNTPLNESVSDWASSLLSTISQACKHEDVSLAQVASSAFLLSVERSPGVQKVVMEKGVNPMRDIAKQMTKHKQVQEPMAKALELVCTGELRLSLEESQKWSGILLPWVFGKFSSDTIRSSAIKILSQILEDYGPTCVPLSQGWLAMMLSEVQSSIKKSNDKGTNQPKSDNVKTLINNANIASAAQVANQLSSAVVNLAAKQLGNASNSGDASPLADFLSLEPLAGPFRSLKKDNLPKLDAADSALATLKGIKALTEVCAEDSVCQDMIVDFGILCLLRRFLLSDDYEKLAAIEAYDASSRAHEGKERISNVDGEPAISDVNDPASVRVPPTAHIRKHAARLLTILSLLPRVKKVITVDETWCKWLDDCANGRIPGCSDLKMQSYARAALLNMFCNDQPNGKSESGRGGPSDGGVKNYRNSCPRYDDMIFLINSHLPHWKCPKETDQQEAFSKEISLFTSTEMGDVIESVNGSNCSISNDSTKNNPDADCPPLDIVFVHGLRGGPYKTWRIAEEKSSTSSPLVEKIDEEAGKLGTFWPGEWLSSDFPEARMFTLKYKTNLTQWSGASLPLQEVSSMLLEKLVAAGIGNRPVVFVTHSMGGLVVKQILHKAKEERFDNLMKNTIGIVFYSCPHFGSKLADMPWRMGFVLRPAPTIGELRSGSSRLIELNDYIRHLHKKGLLDVLSFCETKVTPIVEGYGGWAFRTEIVPIESAYPGFGELVVLESTDHINSCKPVSRLDPSYTETLKFLQKLKACHA comes from the exons atgtatagatTCTGTTTTAGAACTCGACCCCTTCTTCGCTTCCATCTTCATCGCAACATTTCTTCTTCAAGAAAACCTATCATCAATCCAACAAATACAACTTTAGAAAATTCCCAAATTGCCCCTCAGCCAAATACCGATCACCGCCACACGCTCTCTCCCGTCCATTCCAAATCTCTCTCTCGCATCTTCGTAGTTGCTCTCTCCGCCGTCTCCATCTCCGCCGTCGTCGCCTCCGCCGCGCTCCTCTCCGATTCCGATCGCGGCGGAGGAACGAATCCACTGTACGAGGGCGCGGAGCGCGCCGCGCGCAAGGCGGCGGACTCCTGCGACCGGATCTTCCAACACGCGAAGCGCACCGGCGTCGCCGCCGCGGTACTCTGGAAGTCACTGCGGTCGGTGCTGTCCTCGGCGAACCACGAGGTCCGCTCCGGCTTCGAGATTCGCGTCGCGGCGCTGCTCGCGGACATCTCCGCCGCGAACTCCGGCCGCAGAGCCGCGATCGTCGGGGCAGGCAGCGGCGCCGTCGTGGACTGGCTGCTGGATTCGGTGGCGGTTGCGAAGGACGGCGGCGCCACGCAGGCGGAGTCCGCGAGGGCGCTGGCTTATCTGATTGCGGACCCTAACGTGTCTGCGGCGGTTCTTGGGAGACCTCACGCGGTTCCGAGTCTTCTGAGGTTCATCTTCTCGTGCCAGCCTCGGCGTTCTAAGAATAACAAG AAGCATTCAAGACATAGTGCATTTGATATTTCTGATTCTTTGAAAGGCAGGAGCATGCTTGTTGCTGCCATTATGGATATCGTTACATCCAGTTGTGACAATGCTGAAGAGGTATCTTTTAAGCCATCATTGCCTGGAAATGCTGAAATCAGAGACATTGCTGCAGCCCTAGAAGTTATTGAGGACGGGGGTTTGCACTTGGATGAGCCACCTGAAGGTGAAGATGATGGTGGTGGGTCGGGAAGGAAAGGGATTGGAATCAAGATACTTGAAGGTACCCCTGTTTTAGGGCTTTCAAGGACCAATAGTGATGCTTGTCACGAAGAACTGAAGCATCAAACTCCTAAAACTCTCATATATCCAAATAAGTATGACAATTCACCGGAACAAAAGAATGTGTCTTCTGCTGTTGTTCCTGGTCTCTGGGATGATTTGCACTGTGAACATGTTGCTGTTCCTTTTGCCACCTGGGCATTGGCAAATTGGGCAACAGCATCACAGTTGAATAGATCTCGTATTCAGGAACTGGATCGAGATGGAAATGCTATCATGTCTGCTTTAATGGCACCGGAGAGGTCTGTTAAATGGCATGCAAGTTTGGTGGTGTGGTTGCTATTAGAAGATCGCAATACACCTTTGAATGAATCTGTTTCTGATTGGGCTTCCAGTCTTCTTTCTACTATATCTCAAGCATGCAAGCATGAAGACGTTTCTTTGGCTCAGGTAGCTTCATCTGCCTTTCTCTTATCTGTTGAGAGGAGCCCTGGAGTGCAGAAGGTAGTGATGGAGAAGGGTGTTAATCCAATGAGAGACATCGCCAAGCAGATGACAAAGCATAAGCAGGTTCAAGAACCAATGGCAAAGGCATTGGAGCTAGTTTGTACTGGGGAGCTGCGTTTGTCTCTTGAAGAGAGTCAAAAATGGTCAGGCATTcttcttccttgggtttttggAAAATTTTCCTCTGATACTATACGATCTTCAGCCATAAAGATTCTTTCTCAGATCTTGGAAGACTATGGACCAACATGTGTACCACTTTCTCAAGGATGGTTAGCCATGATGCTGTCTGAAGTACAAAGTTCTATAAAGAAATCAAATGATAAAGGAACCAACCAACCTAAGAGTGATAATGTAAAg ACGTTAATCAATAATGCAAATATTGCTTCTGCTGCACAAGTTGCCAATCAACTATCTAGTGCCGTTGTTAATCTGGCAGCTAAACAGTTGGGAAATGCATCTAATTCTGGGGATGCATCCCCACTGGCAGATTTTCTGTCTCTGGAACCTTTAGCAGGACCATTTAGaagtttaaaaaaagataatcttCCTAAATTAGATGCTGCAGATTCTGCCTTGGCAACCCTGAAAGGAATTAAAGCTTTGACTGAAGTTTGTGCTGAAGATTCTGTGTGTCAGGACATGATAGTTGATTTTGGGATTTTATGTTTGCTGAGGCGCTTTTTATTGAGTGATGATTATGAGAAACTGGCTGCTATTGAGGCTTATGATGCATCATCTAGAGCACATGAGGGGAAGGAGCGGATATCAAATGTAGATGGGGAACCGGCTATATCAGATGTAAATGATCCAGCTAGTGTCCGAGTTCCTCCTACAGCTCATATCCGCAAGCATGCAGCTCGGTTATTGACCATCCTCTCACTGCTTCCCAGAGTCAAGAAGGTTATCACAGTTGATGAAACTTGGTGCAAATGGCTTGATGATTGTGCTAATGGGCGGATTCCAGGTTGCAGTGACCTTAAAATGCAAAGCTATGCCAGGGCAGcacttttaaatatgttttgcaATGACCAGCCTAATGGAAAATCTGAAAGTGGAAGAGGAGGCCCTTCTGATGGTGGtgtaaaaaattataggaactcGTGTCCTCGTTATGATGACATGATATTCTTGATAAATTCTCATCTTCCCCACTGGAAATGTCCCAAAGAAACAGATCAACAAGAAGCTTTCTCAAAGGAGATATCTCTGTTTACTTCTACTGAAATGGGGGATGTAATAGAATCCGTGAATGGCAGCAACTGTTCTATTTCTAATGATTCAACTAAAAACAACCCAGATGCAGATTGCCCTCCACTAGACATAGTTTTTGTCCATGGTCTACGTGGTGGGCCTTACAAAACTTGGCGTATAGCTGAGGAGAAATCCTCAACTTCATCACCTTTGGTGGAGAAGATTGATGAGGAAGCAGGAAAGCTTGGAACCTTTTGGCCTGGTGAATGGCTTTCCAGTGATTTTCCTGAGGCTCGGATGTttaccctaaaatacaag ACTAATCTCACACAATGGTCTGGAGCTAGCTTGCCTCTTCAG GAAGTTAGTTCTATGCTATTGGAGAAGCTTGTTGCTGCAGGAATTGGGAATCGACCTGTTGTTTTTGTTACTCACAG TATGGGTGGCCTGGTTGTGAAGCAGATTCTTCATAAAGCAAAGGAAGAAAGATTTGATAATCTCATGAAAAATACAATAGGAATT GTTTTTTATAGCTGCCCGCATTTTGGTAGCAAACTTGCAGATATGCCTTGGCGAATGGGCTTTGTGCTTCGTCCTGCTCCAACA ATAGGAGAGCTAagaagtggatcttcaagactGATAGAGCTTAATGACTATATTCGTCACCTTCATAAGAAAGGGTTGCTTGATGTCCTCAGCTTTTGTGAG ACCAAGGTAACTCCAATAGTTGAAGGTTATGGTGGATGGGCCTTTCGAACTGAAATTGTACCAATTGAGTCAGCATATCCTGGATTTGGGGAATTAGTT GTATTGGAGTCAACGGATCACATAAATTCTTGCAAACCAGTGAGCCGTTTAGACCCTTCTTACACGGAGACATTAAAGTTCTTGCAGAAATTAAAAGCATGCCATGCCTGA
- the LOC100775692 gene encoding uncharacterized protein isoform X3, producing the protein MYRFCFRTRPLLRFHLHRNISSSRKPIINPTNTTLENSQIAPQPNTDHRHTLSPVHSKSLSRIFVVALSAVSISAVVASAALLSDSDRGGGTNPLYEGAERAARKAADSCDRIFQHAKRTGVAAAVLWKSLRSVLSSANHEVRSGFEIRVAALLADISAANSGRRAAIVGAGSGAVVDWLLDSVAVAKDGGATQAESARALAYLIADPNVSAAVLGRPHAVPSLLRFIFSCQPRRSKNNKKHSRHSAFDISDSLKGRSMLVAAIMDIVTSSCDNAEEVSFKPSLPGNAEIRDIAAALEVIEDGGLHLDEPPEGEDDGGGSGRKGIGIKILEGTPVLGLSRTNSDACHEELKHQTPKTLIYPNKYDNSPEQKNVSSAVVPGLWDDLHCEHVAVPFATWALANWATASQLNRSRIQELDRDGNAIMSALMAPERSVKWHASLVVWLLLEDRNTPLNESVSDWASSLLSTISQACKHEDVSLAQVASSAFLLSVERSPGVQKVVMEKGVNPMRDIAKQMTKHKQVQEPMAKALELVCTGELRLSLEESQKWSGILLPWVFGKFSSDTIRSSAIKILSQILEDYGPTCVPLSQGWLAMMLSEVQSSIKKSNDKGTNQPKSDNVKTLINNANIASAAQVANQLSSAVVNLAAKQLGNASNSGDASPLADFLSLEPLAGPFRSLKKDNLPKLDAADSALATLKGIKALTEVCAEDSVCQDMIVDFGILCLLRRFLLSDDYEKLAAIEAYDASSRAHEGKERISNVDGEPAISDVNDPASVRVPPTAHIRKHAARLLTILSLLPRVKKVITVDETWCKWLDDCANGRIPGCSDLKMQSYARAALLNMFCNDQPNGKSESGRGGPSDGGVKNYRNSCPRYDDMIFLINSHLPHWKCPKETDQQEAFSKEISLFTSTEMGDVIESVNGSNCSISNDSTKNNPDADCPPLDIVFVHGLRGGPYKTWRIAEEKSSTSSPLVEKIDEEAGKLGTFWPGEWLSSDFPEARMFTLKYKTNLTQWSGASLPLQEVSSMLLEKLVAAGIGNRPVVFVTHSMGGLVVKQILHKAKEERFDNLMKNTIGIVFYSCPHFGSKLADMPWRMGFVLRPAPTIGELRSGSSRLIELNDYIRHLHKKGLLDVLSFCEVLESTDHINSCKPVSRLDPSYTETLKFLQKLKACHA; encoded by the exons atgtatagatTCTGTTTTAGAACTCGACCCCTTCTTCGCTTCCATCTTCATCGCAACATTTCTTCTTCAAGAAAACCTATCATCAATCCAACAAATACAACTTTAGAAAATTCCCAAATTGCCCCTCAGCCAAATACCGATCACCGCCACACGCTCTCTCCCGTCCATTCCAAATCTCTCTCTCGCATCTTCGTAGTTGCTCTCTCCGCCGTCTCCATCTCCGCCGTCGTCGCCTCCGCCGCGCTCCTCTCCGATTCCGATCGCGGCGGAGGAACGAATCCACTGTACGAGGGCGCGGAGCGCGCCGCGCGCAAGGCGGCGGACTCCTGCGACCGGATCTTCCAACACGCGAAGCGCACCGGCGTCGCCGCCGCGGTACTCTGGAAGTCACTGCGGTCGGTGCTGTCCTCGGCGAACCACGAGGTCCGCTCCGGCTTCGAGATTCGCGTCGCGGCGCTGCTCGCGGACATCTCCGCCGCGAACTCCGGCCGCAGAGCCGCGATCGTCGGGGCAGGCAGCGGCGCCGTCGTGGACTGGCTGCTGGATTCGGTGGCGGTTGCGAAGGACGGCGGCGCCACGCAGGCGGAGTCCGCGAGGGCGCTGGCTTATCTGATTGCGGACCCTAACGTGTCTGCGGCGGTTCTTGGGAGACCTCACGCGGTTCCGAGTCTTCTGAGGTTCATCTTCTCGTGCCAGCCTCGGCGTTCTAAGAATAACAAG AAGCATTCAAGACATAGTGCATTTGATATTTCTGATTCTTTGAAAGGCAGGAGCATGCTTGTTGCTGCCATTATGGATATCGTTACATCCAGTTGTGACAATGCTGAAGAGGTATCTTTTAAGCCATCATTGCCTGGAAATGCTGAAATCAGAGACATTGCTGCAGCCCTAGAAGTTATTGAGGACGGGGGTTTGCACTTGGATGAGCCACCTGAAGGTGAAGATGATGGTGGTGGGTCGGGAAGGAAAGGGATTGGAATCAAGATACTTGAAGGTACCCCTGTTTTAGGGCTTTCAAGGACCAATAGTGATGCTTGTCACGAAGAACTGAAGCATCAAACTCCTAAAACTCTCATATATCCAAATAAGTATGACAATTCACCGGAACAAAAGAATGTGTCTTCTGCTGTTGTTCCTGGTCTCTGGGATGATTTGCACTGTGAACATGTTGCTGTTCCTTTTGCCACCTGGGCATTGGCAAATTGGGCAACAGCATCACAGTTGAATAGATCTCGTATTCAGGAACTGGATCGAGATGGAAATGCTATCATGTCTGCTTTAATGGCACCGGAGAGGTCTGTTAAATGGCATGCAAGTTTGGTGGTGTGGTTGCTATTAGAAGATCGCAATACACCTTTGAATGAATCTGTTTCTGATTGGGCTTCCAGTCTTCTTTCTACTATATCTCAAGCATGCAAGCATGAAGACGTTTCTTTGGCTCAGGTAGCTTCATCTGCCTTTCTCTTATCTGTTGAGAGGAGCCCTGGAGTGCAGAAGGTAGTGATGGAGAAGGGTGTTAATCCAATGAGAGACATCGCCAAGCAGATGACAAAGCATAAGCAGGTTCAAGAACCAATGGCAAAGGCATTGGAGCTAGTTTGTACTGGGGAGCTGCGTTTGTCTCTTGAAGAGAGTCAAAAATGGTCAGGCATTcttcttccttgggtttttggAAAATTTTCCTCTGATACTATACGATCTTCAGCCATAAAGATTCTTTCTCAGATCTTGGAAGACTATGGACCAACATGTGTACCACTTTCTCAAGGATGGTTAGCCATGATGCTGTCTGAAGTACAAAGTTCTATAAAGAAATCAAATGATAAAGGAACCAACCAACCTAAGAGTGATAATGTAAAg ACGTTAATCAATAATGCAAATATTGCTTCTGCTGCACAAGTTGCCAATCAACTATCTAGTGCCGTTGTTAATCTGGCAGCTAAACAGTTGGGAAATGCATCTAATTCTGGGGATGCATCCCCACTGGCAGATTTTCTGTCTCTGGAACCTTTAGCAGGACCATTTAGaagtttaaaaaaagataatcttCCTAAATTAGATGCTGCAGATTCTGCCTTGGCAACCCTGAAAGGAATTAAAGCTTTGACTGAAGTTTGTGCTGAAGATTCTGTGTGTCAGGACATGATAGTTGATTTTGGGATTTTATGTTTGCTGAGGCGCTTTTTATTGAGTGATGATTATGAGAAACTGGCTGCTATTGAGGCTTATGATGCATCATCTAGAGCACATGAGGGGAAGGAGCGGATATCAAATGTAGATGGGGAACCGGCTATATCAGATGTAAATGATCCAGCTAGTGTCCGAGTTCCTCCTACAGCTCATATCCGCAAGCATGCAGCTCGGTTATTGACCATCCTCTCACTGCTTCCCAGAGTCAAGAAGGTTATCACAGTTGATGAAACTTGGTGCAAATGGCTTGATGATTGTGCTAATGGGCGGATTCCAGGTTGCAGTGACCTTAAAATGCAAAGCTATGCCAGGGCAGcacttttaaatatgttttgcaATGACCAGCCTAATGGAAAATCTGAAAGTGGAAGAGGAGGCCCTTCTGATGGTGGtgtaaaaaattataggaactcGTGTCCTCGTTATGATGACATGATATTCTTGATAAATTCTCATCTTCCCCACTGGAAATGTCCCAAAGAAACAGATCAACAAGAAGCTTTCTCAAAGGAGATATCTCTGTTTACTTCTACTGAAATGGGGGATGTAATAGAATCCGTGAATGGCAGCAACTGTTCTATTTCTAATGATTCAACTAAAAACAACCCAGATGCAGATTGCCCTCCACTAGACATAGTTTTTGTCCATGGTCTACGTGGTGGGCCTTACAAAACTTGGCGTATAGCTGAGGAGAAATCCTCAACTTCATCACCTTTGGTGGAGAAGATTGATGAGGAAGCAGGAAAGCTTGGAACCTTTTGGCCTGGTGAATGGCTTTCCAGTGATTTTCCTGAGGCTCGGATGTttaccctaaaatacaag ACTAATCTCACACAATGGTCTGGAGCTAGCTTGCCTCTTCAG GAAGTTAGTTCTATGCTATTGGAGAAGCTTGTTGCTGCAGGAATTGGGAATCGACCTGTTGTTTTTGTTACTCACAG TATGGGTGGCCTGGTTGTGAAGCAGATTCTTCATAAAGCAAAGGAAGAAAGATTTGATAATCTCATGAAAAATACAATAGGAATT GTTTTTTATAGCTGCCCGCATTTTGGTAGCAAACTTGCAGATATGCCTTGGCGAATGGGCTTTGTGCTTCGTCCTGCTCCAACA ATAGGAGAGCTAagaagtggatcttcaagactGATAGAGCTTAATGACTATATTCGTCACCTTCATAAGAAAGGGTTGCTTGATGTCCTCAGCTTTTGTGAG GTATTGGAGTCAACGGATCACATAAATTCTTGCAAACCAGTGAGCCGTTTAGACCCTTCTTACACGGAGACATTAAAGTTCTTGCAGAAATTAAAAGCATGCCATGCCTGA
- the LOC100775692 gene encoding uncharacterized protein isoform X2, whose product MYRFCFRTRPLLRFHLHRNISSSRKPIINPTNTTLENSQIAPQPNTDHRHTLSPVHSKSLSRIFVVALSAVSISAVVASAALLSDSDRGGGTNPLYEGAERAARKAADSCDRIFQHAKRTGVAAAVLWKSLRSVLSSANHEVRSGFEIRVAALLADISAANSGRRAAIVGAGSGAVVDWLLDSVAVAKDGGATQAESARALAYLIADPNVSAAVLGRPHAVPSLLRFIFSCQPRRSKNNKHSRHSAFDISDSLKGRSMLVAAIMDIVTSSCDNAEEVSFKPSLPGNAEIRDIAAALEVIEDGGLHLDEPPEGEDDGGGSGRKGIGIKILEGTPVLGLSRTNSDACHEELKHQTPKTLIYPNKYDNSPEQKNVSSAVVPGLWDDLHCEHVAVPFATWALANWATASQLNRSRIQELDRDGNAIMSALMAPERSVKWHASLVVWLLLEDRNTPLNESVSDWASSLLSTISQACKHEDVSLAQVASSAFLLSVERSPGVQKVVMEKGVNPMRDIAKQMTKHKQVQEPMAKALELVCTGELRLSLEESQKWSGILLPWVFGKFSSDTIRSSAIKILSQILEDYGPTCVPLSQGWLAMMLSEVQSSIKKSNDKGTNQPKSDNVKTLINNANIASAAQVANQLSSAVVNLAAKQLGNASNSGDASPLADFLSLEPLAGPFRSLKKDNLPKLDAADSALATLKGIKALTEVCAEDSVCQDMIVDFGILCLLRRFLLSDDYEKLAAIEAYDASSRAHEGKERISNVDGEPAISDVNDPASVRVPPTAHIRKHAARLLTILSLLPRVKKVITVDETWCKWLDDCANGRIPGCSDLKMQSYARAALLNMFCNDQPNGKSESGRGGPSDGGVKNYRNSCPRYDDMIFLINSHLPHWKCPKETDQQEAFSKEISLFTSTEMGDVIESVNGSNCSISNDSTKNNPDADCPPLDIVFVHGLRGGPYKTWRIAEEKSSTSSPLVEKIDEEAGKLGTFWPGEWLSSDFPEARMFTLKYKTNLTQWSGASLPLQEVSSMLLEKLVAAGIGNRPVVFVTHSMGGLVVKQILHKAKEERFDNLMKNTIGIVFYSCPHFGSKLADMPWRMGFVLRPAPTIGELRSGSSRLIELNDYIRHLHKKGLLDVLSFCETKVTPIVEGYGGWAFRTEIVPIESAYPGFGELVVLESTDHINSCKPVSRLDPSYTETLKFLQKLKACHA is encoded by the exons atgtatagatTCTGTTTTAGAACTCGACCCCTTCTTCGCTTCCATCTTCATCGCAACATTTCTTCTTCAAGAAAACCTATCATCAATCCAACAAATACAACTTTAGAAAATTCCCAAATTGCCCCTCAGCCAAATACCGATCACCGCCACACGCTCTCTCCCGTCCATTCCAAATCTCTCTCTCGCATCTTCGTAGTTGCTCTCTCCGCCGTCTCCATCTCCGCCGTCGTCGCCTCCGCCGCGCTCCTCTCCGATTCCGATCGCGGCGGAGGAACGAATCCACTGTACGAGGGCGCGGAGCGCGCCGCGCGCAAGGCGGCGGACTCCTGCGACCGGATCTTCCAACACGCGAAGCGCACCGGCGTCGCCGCCGCGGTACTCTGGAAGTCACTGCGGTCGGTGCTGTCCTCGGCGAACCACGAGGTCCGCTCCGGCTTCGAGATTCGCGTCGCGGCGCTGCTCGCGGACATCTCCGCCGCGAACTCCGGCCGCAGAGCCGCGATCGTCGGGGCAGGCAGCGGCGCCGTCGTGGACTGGCTGCTGGATTCGGTGGCGGTTGCGAAGGACGGCGGCGCCACGCAGGCGGAGTCCGCGAGGGCGCTGGCTTATCTGATTGCGGACCCTAACGTGTCTGCGGCGGTTCTTGGGAGACCTCACGCGGTTCCGAGTCTTCTGAGGTTCATCTTCTCGTGCCAGCCTCGGCGTTCTAAGAATAACAAG CATTCAAGACATAGTGCATTTGATATTTCTGATTCTTTGAAAGGCAGGAGCATGCTTGTTGCTGCCATTATGGATATCGTTACATCCAGTTGTGACAATGCTGAAGAGGTATCTTTTAAGCCATCATTGCCTGGAAATGCTGAAATCAGAGACATTGCTGCAGCCCTAGAAGTTATTGAGGACGGGGGTTTGCACTTGGATGAGCCACCTGAAGGTGAAGATGATGGTGGTGGGTCGGGAAGGAAAGGGATTGGAATCAAGATACTTGAAGGTACCCCTGTTTTAGGGCTTTCAAGGACCAATAGTGATGCTTGTCACGAAGAACTGAAGCATCAAACTCCTAAAACTCTCATATATCCAAATAAGTATGACAATTCACCGGAACAAAAGAATGTGTCTTCTGCTGTTGTTCCTGGTCTCTGGGATGATTTGCACTGTGAACATGTTGCTGTTCCTTTTGCCACCTGGGCATTGGCAAATTGGGCAACAGCATCACAGTTGAATAGATCTCGTATTCAGGAACTGGATCGAGATGGAAATGCTATCATGTCTGCTTTAATGGCACCGGAGAGGTCTGTTAAATGGCATGCAAGTTTGGTGGTGTGGTTGCTATTAGAAGATCGCAATACACCTTTGAATGAATCTGTTTCTGATTGGGCTTCCAGTCTTCTTTCTACTATATCTCAAGCATGCAAGCATGAAGACGTTTCTTTGGCTCAGGTAGCTTCATCTGCCTTTCTCTTATCTGTTGAGAGGAGCCCTGGAGTGCAGAAGGTAGTGATGGAGAAGGGTGTTAATCCAATGAGAGACATCGCCAAGCAGATGACAAAGCATAAGCAGGTTCAAGAACCAATGGCAAAGGCATTGGAGCTAGTTTGTACTGGGGAGCTGCGTTTGTCTCTTGAAGAGAGTCAAAAATGGTCAGGCATTcttcttccttgggtttttggAAAATTTTCCTCTGATACTATACGATCTTCAGCCATAAAGATTCTTTCTCAGATCTTGGAAGACTATGGACCAACATGTGTACCACTTTCTCAAGGATGGTTAGCCATGATGCTGTCTGAAGTACAAAGTTCTATAAAGAAATCAAATGATAAAGGAACCAACCAACCTAAGAGTGATAATGTAAAg ACGTTAATCAATAATGCAAATATTGCTTCTGCTGCACAAGTTGCCAATCAACTATCTAGTGCCGTTGTTAATCTGGCAGCTAAACAGTTGGGAAATGCATCTAATTCTGGGGATGCATCCCCACTGGCAGATTTTCTGTCTCTGGAACCTTTAGCAGGACCATTTAGaagtttaaaaaaagataatcttCCTAAATTAGATGCTGCAGATTCTGCCTTGGCAACCCTGAAAGGAATTAAAGCTTTGACTGAAGTTTGTGCTGAAGATTCTGTGTGTCAGGACATGATAGTTGATTTTGGGATTTTATGTTTGCTGAGGCGCTTTTTATTGAGTGATGATTATGAGAAACTGGCTGCTATTGAGGCTTATGATGCATCATCTAGAGCACATGAGGGGAAGGAGCGGATATCAAATGTAGATGGGGAACCGGCTATATCAGATGTAAATGATCCAGCTAGTGTCCGAGTTCCTCCTACAGCTCATATCCGCAAGCATGCAGCTCGGTTATTGACCATCCTCTCACTGCTTCCCAGAGTCAAGAAGGTTATCACAGTTGATGAAACTTGGTGCAAATGGCTTGATGATTGTGCTAATGGGCGGATTCCAGGTTGCAGTGACCTTAAAATGCAAAGCTATGCCAGGGCAGcacttttaaatatgttttgcaATGACCAGCCTAATGGAAAATCTGAAAGTGGAAGAGGAGGCCCTTCTGATGGTGGtgtaaaaaattataggaactcGTGTCCTCGTTATGATGACATGATATTCTTGATAAATTCTCATCTTCCCCACTGGAAATGTCCCAAAGAAACAGATCAACAAGAAGCTTTCTCAAAGGAGATATCTCTGTTTACTTCTACTGAAATGGGGGATGTAATAGAATCCGTGAATGGCAGCAACTGTTCTATTTCTAATGATTCAACTAAAAACAACCCAGATGCAGATTGCCCTCCACTAGACATAGTTTTTGTCCATGGTCTACGTGGTGGGCCTTACAAAACTTGGCGTATAGCTGAGGAGAAATCCTCAACTTCATCACCTTTGGTGGAGAAGATTGATGAGGAAGCAGGAAAGCTTGGAACCTTTTGGCCTGGTGAATGGCTTTCCAGTGATTTTCCTGAGGCTCGGATGTttaccctaaaatacaag ACTAATCTCACACAATGGTCTGGAGCTAGCTTGCCTCTTCAG GAAGTTAGTTCTATGCTATTGGAGAAGCTTGTTGCTGCAGGAATTGGGAATCGACCTGTTGTTTTTGTTACTCACAG TATGGGTGGCCTGGTTGTGAAGCAGATTCTTCATAAAGCAAAGGAAGAAAGATTTGATAATCTCATGAAAAATACAATAGGAATT GTTTTTTATAGCTGCCCGCATTTTGGTAGCAAACTTGCAGATATGCCTTGGCGAATGGGCTTTGTGCTTCGTCCTGCTCCAACA ATAGGAGAGCTAagaagtggatcttcaagactGATAGAGCTTAATGACTATATTCGTCACCTTCATAAGAAAGGGTTGCTTGATGTCCTCAGCTTTTGTGAG ACCAAGGTAACTCCAATAGTTGAAGGTTATGGTGGATGGGCCTTTCGAACTGAAATTGTACCAATTGAGTCAGCATATCCTGGATTTGGGGAATTAGTT GTATTGGAGTCAACGGATCACATAAATTCTTGCAAACCAGTGAGCCGTTTAGACCCTTCTTACACGGAGACATTAAAGTTCTTGCAGAAATTAAAAGCATGCCATGCCTGA